From Epinephelus lanceolatus isolate andai-2023 chromosome 5, ASM4190304v1, whole genome shotgun sequence, the proteins below share one genomic window:
- the LOC144463574 gene encoding uncharacterized protein LOC144463574 yields MNAHVVGSVLPSRFQSPGGTVKVEPICRVDLQQDISEDKKTGQIIIEPNNYPWSKEHLDPRFNYDFSKLKDTEKYYRGGELYERPCGWQRFALKVLDKYEDNTWLGNRWRTTQSVAGEWPVSYHGTKQEHVKAIIEEHFTTGKKYKVILQNRINPEYREIYEEDNYWLVPIPENASEKEQREIVEKAIRPYGLLLKEI; encoded by the exons ATGAACGCCCATGTGGTTGGCAGCGTTTTGCCCTCAAG GTTCCAGAGTCCTGGAGGAACAGTTAAAGTGGAGCCAATCTGCAGGGTCGACTTGCAGCAAGACATCAGTGAAGACAAAAAAACTGGGCAGATTATCATCGAACCAAATAATTACCCATGGTCCAAGGAACATTTGGATCCACGTTTTAACTACGATTTCTCCAAGTTGAAAGACACGGAGAAATATTACAGAGGTGGTGAGCTGTATGAACGCCCATGTGGTTGGCAGCGTTTTGCCCTCAAG GTCCTGGATAAGTACGAGGACAATACCTGGCTGGGAAACAGGTGGCGCACCACACAGTCAGTGGCAGGGGAGTGGCCGGTGTCCTACCACGGGACGAAACAGGAACATGTTAAAGCCATCATCGAAGAACACTTTACG ACGGGCAAGAAATACAAAGTGATTCTGCAGAATCGTATCAACCCAGAGTACAGGGAGATATACGAGGAAGACAACTACTGGCTGGTTCCCATCCCCGAAAATGCATCAGAGAAAGAACAACGGGAGATCGTTGAAAAGGCCATCCGTCCTTATGGTTTGCTGTTAAAAGAGATATAA
- the LOC117261682 gene encoding high choriolytic enzyme 1-like, translating into MTFFKCTLGLLVLLVVSDCSWAEDKELSVSELLWRANKDVVHREDEPLVIDDIAYDNENERNADPCTSRGCMWGKSSDGKVYVPYVIASHYSSRERSIIERGLVSFHDVSCIRFIRRSNQRDYLNIQSDSGCYSYVGRRGYSQTLSLDRQGCLYHSTVQHELLHALGFNHEQCRSDRDQHIRILWENIQRGWEYAFDKINTLNLNTPYDYNSVMQYHRYAFSGNNQPTMVPIPNANVEFGTATQMSKNDISRLNKLYKC; encoded by the exons ATGACTTTCTTCAAGTGCACGCTCGGTCTCCTCGTCCTGCTCGTGGTCTCTGACTGCTCCTGGGCTGAAGACAAG gagctgtctgtctctgagctCCTGTGGAGGGCCAACAAGGATGTTG TGCACAGGGAGGACGAGCCCCTCGTCATAGATGACATCGCTTATGACAATGAAAATGAGAGAAACGCTGATCCCTGCACTTCCCGTGGCTGCATGTGGGGAAAGTCCAGCGATGGGAAGGTCTACGTGCCGTACGTCATCGCATCACATTACT CCTCTCGTGAGCGCTCCATCATCGAACGAGGGCTGGTGTCCTTCCACGATGTCTCCTGCATTCGCTTCATCAGACGCTCCAACCAGAGGGACTACCTGAACATCCAGTCAGACAGCGG CTGTTACTCCTACGTCGGCCGCCGTGGTTATTCCCAGACGCTGTCCCTGGACCGCCAGGGCTGCCTCTACCACAGCACCGTCCAGCACGAGCTGCTCCACGCCCTCGGCTTCAACCACGAACAGTGCCGCTCCGACAGGGACCAGCACATCCGCATCCTGTGGGAGAACATCCAGCGCG GTTGGGAGTACGCCTTCGACAAGATCAACACTCTGAACCTGAACACCCCCTACGACTACAACTCTGTCATGCAGTACCACAG GTATGCCTTCTCTGGGAACAATCAGCCCACTATGGTTCCTATCCCCAACGCTAATGTTGAATTCGGCACGGCCACCCAGATGAGCAAGAACGACATCAGCAGGCTGAACAAGCTGTACAAATGTTAA